The DNA segment TCTCCATGGCGCAGCCGCCATGCCTGGTCGGATCTCAAAATGGCTCGAACGACCGTAATGTCGGAATGACTCGCGTGCCGAACAGTGTGATCGAACGCCTGATCTCCTCGTCGGTCATGGCGCCAAAGTTCATCTCGCAGAGCAGCGTATTGATCATCCCCTCGCGCGCGGCTTGTTGAATGCTTCGCGAAACCGTCTCGGGTGAGCCGACGAACGCGAGGTTTCGGTCGATGAGGTATTCGACGTCGGTAACGTGGCGCGCGATCTCGGCTGACGCGTGCTCGCCGCGCCGCTCAGCGTTTTCCGCAAGCTGCGGCCGCAGCACGCCATCCACTTCGCGGACGCCGAACACCTTCGTAAAGGCGTGCTCGAAGTGGGGCTTGGCATGCTCCACGGCGAGCTCATCCGTTTCATCGACGTATACCAGGGCCCAATAGCTGACCTTCGGCCTGTCAGGATGGCCGGCCTTGCGCCAGAGGTCCACGTAATCGCGATAGCGCGGCGCGGCCTCGTCCCGCGGCATGAAGAACACGTAACCGGTGTGGATTCCTTCCTGGGCGAGGAACTCCAGGGTCTTCGGATCGCGCGACTCGATCCAGATCGGCGGATGGGGTTTCTGAATCGGCTTCACTGACAGCCGCAGGTTCTCGTATTGGTGGAATTGACCTTTGAAGCTGAAGGGCCCTTCAGTGGCGAAGGCCGTCTTCACGATCGCGAGCGCTTCGTTGGTGATGGCACGTCGGTTTTCGAAGTCCGCCTTGTACGGCTGGAAATAGTCGGGTGCGATGCCTGAGACGAGGCCGAGGTCTAGCCGACCGCCCAACACGTTGTCGAGCACCGCGGCTTCCTCGACGATCCGCAACGGATCGTACAGGGGGACGATGTAGCCCATGGGCCCGATTCGGAGGCGCTTCGTGTGGGCGGCAGCCGCGGCGCAATAGACGGCAGGCGTGGGCATCAACGCCTCATACGGACGGAAGTGATGCTCGACGGCAAAGGCGTAGTCGAAGCCGTGCTCGTCGCACAGCGCGAGCTCATTCCAGAGCTGCTCATAGCGCTGCGCGGCGGTCATGCCCGGCTTGTTCCAGACGTGGGAGAAGTGCGCGAACTTCATGCGCGCAGTGTAGTCCTCGGGCTGCTGTCCGGCAAAGGACTATGGCGCGCGGACGTGCACAGATCCTCTCGGCTCCGCGAGGATTGCGGTGGGCCGCTCGGGCTATTGCGCCCGGATCAGGTTCCCCGCGGGGTCCAGCTCGACGAAGTGGTGGGCGCGGCCCTCGCGAAAGGCCTTGCACTGGTTCTCCGCCTGGTCGTCGACGGGCTGCCTGGGTTGGTGCGCCACGTCCGCCACCCAGTCGGGGGCGAGGTCCTCGGCGATGCACGGGCCGCTGGCGAAGTCGGTTCCCCGCGCCCGCTCTTCGGCATACACCTGGCGCGCTCGGGCGATGGCGGCGTCCCGATCGGTTGACGCCACGCACGCCGCGACAACGTACGCGGTGGCGAACATGGGGATCGCGAGCCAGCGTCTCATGCCGGGATTTTTGCCAATTGGTCGGCGCGTGTCTATGCGCGTGCCCTGCTCCCGCTCGTCCTCAGCTTGTCGAAGGACGAGCGGAGGAGGCGAGTGGGCTACTCGATGTCCGCGAGCGCGCCCAGGCCGGCCAGGATCTTCTCCGGCGTAAAGGGCAGCGCGGTGAGACGCACGCCCGTCGCGTCGAAGATCGCGTTGGCGACCGCAGGGGCCACGCACGGGATCGAGGTCTGGGCGATCCCCTTGGAGCCGAAGGGCCCCGGCCCATCGCCGTGCTCGACGATGATCGTCCGAAATTGCTCCGGGATGTCCGCCATGTGCGGCAGCCGATACTGGAAGGCATCCGCGTTCAGGAGCTGTCCTTCCTGGTAGCAGACCTCCTCGAAGAGCGTTGCGCCGAACCCCATCACCGCTCCGCCCTCGATCTGCCCCCGGGCCGAGTGGTAGTGCAGGATCTTCCCGGCGTCGGCGACCGCCGCGTACTGGATGACCTTCACCTCGCCGGTTTCCTTGTCCACCTCCAGCTCCACGGCGGCGACGCCCGGTGACCAGTGATCATGGTCGCCGAAGGTCACGCTCAGGACCGGCGTCCCGTGCACGTACTCGCCTCGGCTGGTGATGGCGCCGCCGGCGGGCAGGCGCTCGGCGATCTCGCGGAGCTGCACGGTCTGCCCGTCCCTTCGCAGCGCGCCGTCCTCGACGCGCCATTCATCTGCCGCCCCGCCGTAGGAGCGCGCCGCCGCCTCGCACAGCTCCCGCTTCAGCGCCTCGCATGCGTTGCGCACGGCGTTGCCCATCTGGACCGTCGTCCGCTGCGAGCTGGTGCCGGAGAACATGAGCTGGTTCCCCGTGTCGGGCTCCCCTACATGCACGTCATCCTGAGAGATCCCGAGGCTGCGCGCGGCGACGATGCTGATCATGGTATGGGCGCCCTCCCCCACGTCGGGCGCGTTGTGCGAGATGGTGACACTCCCGTCGCGCTCGAGGGTTGCGCCCGCCGTGGCGGACCCGATGGACGCGCCACGCCGGACGGAGACGGCCATCCCGCGCCCGCGCACGCGCCGCCCGTCCGTGCCGACGGGGATCGGTCCGGCTGTGCGCCCGTCCCATCCGATCGCCCGCACGGCCTGCTCCATCAGCTCCACGTAGTCGGTGTCCATCTTCGGGATCCGCGTCGCCGCTTCCTTGCCGTCGCGGATCCACGTGGCGGCCGGGATCGTCTCGCCTCGGGTCAAAAGGTTCTTGGCCCGCAGCTCGATCGGCGCGATCCCCAGGTGACGCGCCACGCTGTCCATCGCGCAGTCGATGCCGAACGAAGTCTGGTTCTTCCCCGTGTTGCGGAACATGGCCGCGGGCACCTTATTGGTATAGGCGGCGCAGGCCCGGACGCGGAAGTTGGGCAGGCGATAGCCTCCGAAAGCGGAGTTGACGGCGTTCGACGTGGCGATGCGCGTGCCCGTGAGGTACGCGCCGGCGTCGACCGCCAGCTCGACGTCCAGGCCGAGCAGCGTCCCGTCGCGCTTCACGCCGACTCGCGCCGTGTAGTCCATGGCGTGCCGCGCCGTGACCCGAAAGCTCTCCTCCTCGGTGGCGAGGAACTTCACCGGTCGTCCGATCCGCATGGAGAGCGCGGCGGCCGCCAGCATCTCCCGCGAGCTGTGCTTCGCCCCGAAGTTGCCGCCAACGTAGGGCACGTGGATCCGTACCTGCTCGGGGCTCACGCCGAACAGCTCGTGCATCTCGCGGACGACGTCGAACGGGTTGTTGCTCGAGGACCACGCCTCGATCCCCTGGGCCGTGTAGTTGACGAGGACCGACATCGACGGCTCGATGGGGTGGTGGTAGATGGTCGGCGAGGTGAAGGTCCCCTCGAAAACATAATCGGAGTCGCGCAGGGCCTGCTCCACGTCGCCCCACTCCAGCGTCTCCACGTGGGCGCGGTTCCCTTCGGCATCCGCGTGCAGGTTCGGCGCGTCGGGCGCAATCGCGACCTGCTGGGAGAACAGTGGCTCGAGGATCTCCCACTCGATATCCACCATGCTCGCGGCCGCGCGCGCCGTCCGGAGGTCCTCCGCCGCGACCATACCGATGATGTCGCCGTCGAACCGCGCGCAGTCCGTCGTGATGAATCGGTTGTCAGATGTCTCGGGCACGAGGTGCACGTCGTACTCACCGAGGGAGTTCGGGTCGAGGATCGCGACGACGCCGGGGAGCTTCGCCGCGCGCGACGAGTCCACCGACACGATGCGCGCGTAGGAGTAGGGGCTGCGGATGGCTGCCGCGTACACCGTGCCCGGCAGATTCGGCAGGTCCTCGACGTAGCGGGCGGCGCCGGTCACCTTCTCCTGAATGTCGACGCGCGGACGTTCTCCGATGGCGGCGGGGTCCACCGCCGACGGCTCAGCAGCCATGGCTGTGGGTGCTCCTCATAAGGTGCACCTCCACGGTGAGAGTTTCTCGGGCGAGTGCCGCAATCATATCCCAGGCCGTGCGGCCCAGCCAGATCCAGCCCCCTGACATCTTCGGAGCAGTACTGTCCACATCCAACTCGGCATCTCCTCATCGAGAAGCATCTGGGGCGACGTTGACCGTGAATCGAGGGGCGGATATCATCTTCAGCACGGGCAAGTAGCTCAGCTGGTTAGAGCGCCACGTTGACATCGTGGAGGCCAGGGGTTCGAGTCCCTTCTTGCCCACCGAGCCTGGGTGGATTGCGAATGAGTCAACCTCTCGTCCCAGGGCGAGAGGTTTTTTGTTATTGGCGAGGGGGTCTATGGGGTCGGACAGCGGGGTGCAAGCGGTCGGGTCCTCTCCCGACCTTGACACGATGCGGCATAGCGCCGCCCATCTCATGGCGGCGGCCGTGGAGCGGCTATTCCCGGGCACCCGTCTCGGGATCGGCCCGAACATCGAGCATGGGTTCTACTACGACGTTGATGTGCCCCAGCGCCTGACCCCCGAGGACCTCCCGCGCATCGAGGACGAGATGCGGGCCATCGCGGCCGAGCGGCTGCCCTTCGTGCGCGAAGATGTGCCCATCGACGAGGCGATCGAGCGCTTCCGCGCTATGGGCCAGGATTACAAGGTCGAGCTATTGACCGACCTCAAGGAGCGCGGCACGACACGTATCGCCAGCCGTGAGGACGCGGACGTCGATCCATCGAACGTGGACAGCGCGAGCCTCTACCACACGGGCGCCTTCGTCGATCTCTGTCGCGGACCCCACGTCCGCCACACGGGAGAGATCGGCCCCTTCAAGCTGCTGAGCCTTGCAGGCGCGTACTGGCGCGGCGACTCCGCGCGTCCCCAGCTCCAGCGGATCTACGGCACAGCGTGGCCAACGCAGGCGGCCCTCGATCAGTACCTCTGGCGGCTGGAGGAGGCGGAGAAGCGCGATCACCGCCGGCTCGGCCGCGAGCTCGAGCTGTTCATGTTCCACCCATGGGCGCCGGGCGAGGCCTTCTGGCTCCCGAAAGGCGCGACCGTCTACACCCTCCTTTCCAATTACATGCGGCACTTGCTCGTCGACACGGCGGACTACGTGGAGGTGCGCACGCCCCTGGTGTACAATCGCGCCCTCTGGGAGACCAGCGGTCACTGGGAGAAGTTCCGCGACGTCATGTTCCCGGTCCATACCGACAACGAGGAGATGGGCCTCAAGCCCATGAACTGCCCCGGGCACATGCTGATCTATGCAAGCGAGCTGCGCTCGTACCGCGACTTGCCCCTCCGAATCCACGACCAGGGCGTGCTCCATCGGAACGAGGCGTCCGGGGTTCTCTCCGGGCTCACGCGCGTGCGCCAGTTCTGCCAGGACGACGCCCACCTCTTCATCCGTCCGGACCAGCTTGGCGATGAGGTCAGCGGACTCCTGCGGCTGGTCGGCCAGGTCTATGGCGCGTTTGGTTTGACCTACGACGTCGAGCTGTCGACCCGGAATCCGGAGAGCTACCTCGGAGAAGTCGCGACGTGGGACGCCGCCGAGGCGGAGCTGCGCGAGGCGCTCGAGGCGAACGACGTTGCCTACCGCGTCCAGCCCGGCGAGGCGGCGTTTTACGGACCAAAGATCGACTTCCACGTGACCGACGCCATCGGGCGCCGGTGGCAGTGCGCCACGATTCAGCTCGACTATCAGCTCCCCCAGCGCTTCGACCTGACGTACGTCGGCGAAGACGCGCAGCGCCACCGGCCGATCGTGCTCCATCGCGCGATCTTCGGGAGCTTCGAGCGGTTCATCGCGATGCTCATCGAGCACTACGCCGGGGCGTTTCCATTCTGGCTCGCTCCGGTCCAGGCCGTTGTGCTCCCCATCGCGGACCGGCACGCGGAATTTGCCGCGTCGGTGGTGAAACGGCTGAGAGATAGCGGCTTTCGTGTCACGCTCGATGCGCGGCGGGAGAACTTAAACCACAAGATTCGTCAGGCGCAGCTCCAGAAGATCCCGTACATGTTGGTGGTCGGAGACCGAGAGGTTGCGGCCGACTCCGTGGCGGTCCGCTTGCGAAGCGGCGAAAACCTGGGCACCCTCACCGTATCGCAGGCACGTGCGCGGTTCGTTGAAGAAGGCAGCCAATACGGCTTGTCGAGCGTATACTGATTTCAGAAGTCGCGCGTTCCCGTGCACTTTGCAGACGAATACACCTGATGAGGCAGGAGGAGGACCATAAGTAAAGACCTTCGGATAAACGAGCAAATCCGCGTCCGCGAAGTCCGACTGATCGACGAAGAGGGCGGCCAGCTGGGTGTCGTACCGACTTTGGAGGCGTTGCGCATCGCACGCGAGCGCGGCGTCGACCTGGTCGAGGTGGCCCCGACCGCGGTGCCGCCCGTATGCCGCTTGCTCGATTACGGACGGTTCAAGTACGAGCAGGAGAAGAAGGACAGAGAGGCTCGGAAACACCAGAAAACGGTGCTCATGAAGGAGGTCCGACTCCGGCCCAAGACCAGCGTCCACGACGTGGACTTCAAGACCAAGCAGATCGAGCGATTCGTGGAAGAGGGCGACAAGGTCAAGGTCACGCTACGGTTTCGCGGGCGCGAGATGGTGCATCCGAACGTCGGACGCCAGCTCCTCGAGGAGGTCGCCTCGCGCGTCAAGTCGGTTGCCACTGTCGAGCGGATGCCACTCATGGAGGGCAACACGATGACGATGATCTTGACCAAGGCAAAGCCCGCGGGTGCGCCGCAAGCGCCGACGCAGCCGGGCGCTCCCGTGCCCGCCGCGACAGCGGCGCCGCGACCGGCGGCTGCGCGGCCGGTCGCCCCGGCCGAGGCCCCCGCGCCGCGCCGTCCCGCCGACGGGCAGCCCTAACGCGACACGCACGCGTCTAGGAACCGATCGGCGCATGGAGGGGCGGGATCTGTGCGCCCGCGGCACTTTCTATAATGGCCGAGGGTCGCCTCCGCGTGCCGCGCCATCGCCGCGCGGCGCCATCCTGATGGGACGGACTATGGACTCAGTCGCCGCCCTGGCAGCGGCATTCGCCCAACGCGGCAGGAGCCTCTACTTGGTTGGAGGCTGCGTGCGCGATGCCCTCCTTGGCTTCAGTACCCACGACCTCGACCTGACAACCGAAGCGGAGCCAGCCGAGATCAAGAGCCTGGTGAGCGCGGCGGGCGCCGACGCCATCTACACCATCGGCGAGCGGTTCGGCACCATCGGTGCAATCTTTGGCGAAGACCAGGTCGAGATTACGACCTTTCGCTCGGAGAGCTATACCCCGGGCAACCGCAAACCGGAAGTCCAGTATGGGACAAGTCTCGAGGCCGATCTGTCGCGACGCGACTTCACGGTGAACGCCATGGCTCGCCCAGCGGCCGGGGGCGGGATCATCGATCCCTTTGGTGGGCAGGAGGACCTGGCTGCGAAGCTCATCCGAGCGGTCGGCGACCCGGACGAGCGGTTTGCCGAGGATCCGCTGCGCCTCCTGCGCGCGGTGCGCTTCGCCGCGCAGTTCGGGTTCGCGATCGAGCCCGCGACGCGCGCGGCCATCGCTCGGAACGCCAACGCCCTGCGTACGATCAGCGCGGAGCGCGTCGCCCAGGAGCTGAACCGCATCCTCCTCGTCGATCGCCCAAGCCGCCCCATCCGCGAGCTGTGCGTCCTCGGGTTGATGCAGCACATCATCCCCGAGCTGCTCGCTCTGCGCGACGTGCGGGCGCCGGGGCTGCGGCACAAGGACAACTTCGAGCACACGCTCATGGTGCTGGATCGCACGCCGTCGGTTCTCGCCGTCCGATGGGGCGCGCTGCTGCACGACATCGCAAAGCCCAGGGTGATGTCGGTCGAGGATCAGGAGGTCCACTTCTACGGCCACGAGGCGGTGGGCGAGCGGATTGCGAGGCGGATACTCCAGCGGCTCAAGTACGACCGAGCCACAATAGAACGCGTCGGCCTGCTCGTCCGGCTCAGCGGGCGAATCAACTCCTACGAGGGCGAGTGGACCGATGGCGCCGTGCGACGGCTCGTGCGCGAGGCGGACGATGCTCTGGACGATCTCCTGGCCCTCTCGCGGTCGGACGTGACCAGCCGGCGCGAAGAGCGAGTGCGCGCCGCCGAGGACCGCGTGGAGCAGCTCCGTGAGCGCGCGCTCCGCCTACGGGAAGAGGAAGACGTCGCGAGGATCCGCCCGCCGCTCGACGGACTCGAGCTGATGGAGATGTTCGGCCGCGGGCCGGGCCCCTGGATTCGCCCCATCAAGGACCGCTTGCTGGCCATGGTGCTCGACGGCGAGCTGGCGCCCGACGATAAGGAGCGCGCGGCCGAGATTGCCCGAGCGCTGATGCAGGAAGCGGGTAGCCCGTCTGCGACGGGCTCGGGGTGAACGGTTCTCTCGCCCTGCGACGGGCTCGGGGCGCACGGTCGGTCGGCGGACTATGAGTCGAGGGGCGGCCTCTCCCCGATAGCGGCTATCCTGTCACGCGCTGGCCACGACTTGTCGCACGTACCGAACGTCGCGGCGGGTCCCCGGCGGCTTACTCGTCGGATGCCACGGTCCCGCCGCCGATCGAGCGATTCGTCAGTCGCGTCGCGCCAACAATCGAACCGCCCGTCCAACCCGTTCGCGCATCTCGTCCGGCGGAAGGGTGTTCACGCACTCGTCGATGTGCGCGGTGATCAGCTCTTCCGTGGCGCGCCCGATGGCGTGGCGGACGGCGGTGAGCTGCGTGACGACGTCCTCGCAGCTCCGGCCCTCCTCGATCATCCTGATGATGCCGCGGAGCTGGCCCTCAGCCCGGCGCAGCCGATCTCGAACCCGCTCATCCTGCGTTTTCATTCTGGCCCTTTCCTCACCACTCCAAGGCTCGTCCAGGCGGGTCATCCCACCTGGGCAGGTTGGGCGCCGGCGCTCAGCTGGGACACCGCCGCGGCGGGGTCGCAGCGCGCCCCCTGGTTATAGGGCAGCTTGCTGAGGAGCATTCCCATGAGGCAGCTATTGGTGAGCGCGGCGGTGGTTAGCCCTGCTCCGATGGCCCCCGCGATCCATTTGGCTGGCTCGTAGGCGAGGCTGCCGAGCACGCTCGCGAGGACGATCGCGCCCGCGACGAAGCGCACTTGGCGTTCCAGGTCCCAGCGCTGGCGGCCGCGCTGCACCGCGCCCCCGGCGGACTCCCAGGCCAGGATTCCACCTTCCAGCACCTGGGCGTCGCCGATTCCGGCTGCCGCCAGGAGGCGTTCTGCGTGATGGGCTCGATTTCCGGAACGGCAAATCAGCACCACCGGTTGGCGAAGCCCGCGTGCCAGCTCATCCAGGTGGCCCTCAAGGGTATCGAGCGGCAGGTTCACCGATCCTGGGATGTGAATGGATTGGAACTCGGCAGCGGTCCGGACGTCGATGAGCGCGACCTGGCGTTCACGCCGGAGCCACTGGGCGAGCGTGGGACTGTCGAGAGAAGAAGGTCGACCACCGGCCATTGGATAGGATCCTCCAGAGGAATGTGCAAGCGACGAAAATTCGCGCGATCAATCGCAAACGGCTCAGGCAGCTTGGCCGCCGGAGGCCAGGCGCATGAGGTCGGGGATGCCGCCGCGGCTCACGACAATGGGGCGGAATCCCGCGCGCTCCAGGAGCCCCGCCGCGATGGTCGCCCGGTAGCCGCTGGCACAGGCGACCCACACGGGCTCGTCCGGGGAGAGGCCATCCGGAACGCGGTCGACGAGGTCCGGAACATAGGTGTGGAACCCGACGCCCAGGTGTCCTGCGTCCCACTCGCCGGGCGAGCGCACGTCGAGGATCTGGCGCACCAGTCCCCGGCGGAGGGCATCCGCGGCCTCGGATACATCGACCGTCTTGAAGGCTGCCAGGGACTCCGGGGTCCTATTCAGAGGGTCGAGGTCCTGCACCACGCCCCGCACGTCGTCGAAGCCGATTCGCGCGAGCTGGACCATCGCCTCGGCGAGATCCTGGCCTGGATCGAGCACCAGCACGATGGGGCTGCCGAAGGGCAGGATCCAGCCAGCCCAGACGCCAAACTGCTCGTCGAGTTCGATTCCGATCGATCCGGGAATGTGGCCGGCGGCGAAGCGCTCGCGCGGGCGCGCGTCCACGACCCAGACTCGGTTTGCCAGGGTGCGGACGTCCCGCTCACTGAGGGACGGAACGGTTTGCGCGGGCATTGGCTGGGGGCCGAGGACGTTGATGGGCCCCATGGCGGCATAGTACGTCGGGTATGGCTGAAGTCCCGCGAGCTGAGCGCGCACGAACTCGGCCGCGTCGCGGTGAGCGAGCGCCGGATTGAACGCCTTCTCGTGCCCGATGGTCGAGGTGCCCCTCGATGCCAACGAGGCGGAGCAAAAGGACCCCGCGCCATGGGTCGGGTAGAGCGGCACCTCGTCCGGGAGAGCCGCGAGCCGCTGGAGCGAGCCGAATTGGAGGACGCCGAGCTGGCCGGCGCGCGCAGGCCCCAGGAGATCGGTCCGGCCCGCTGAACCGGCGAGGAGGCTTCCGCCAGAGAAGAGCGCCACCGGCCGGCGATCGAGCAGAACCAGATAGCTGACGTGCTCGGGCGTATGCCCTGGTGTGTGGATCGGCCGGATCGTGAGCTGTGCCTCGGCCTCCAGATCCTCGAGGTGGAAGGCTGGCACGTGCTCAAAGGCTGCGCCCGCGGCCGCAGGCAGCACGAGCTGGGCCCGACTGCGACGCGCGGCCTCGCGCCCGCCGGAAACGTAATCGTTGTGCAGATGGGTTTCCAGGACGTGCCCGATCCGAATGCCGGCGCCGTCGGCGAAGTCGATGAACCGATCGACGTCGCGCTGAGGATCGACGAGGATGCCGACGCCCTCATGGGTCAGAAGGTAGGTGGTGTCGCCCAGCCCGGGGGTGCGAAATGCCGCGATGTCCATCGGGACTCCTTGCCGTGAGCTGCTGCGCAGATTATATACCAATACCAGGTATGGGTATAATCCCGAGATCCCGGGCAGCGCTGGCGCCGCGCGCTCGAGCCCGGACGCGGAACGGCGAGGACCGCGCGAACGAAGCTCGATGGCAACGGGTGTTCTCTTCTTGCGCACAATGGACCCGGGGAAAATCAAGAGATAATCGGTCATTCGTTGGGCCGTGTTTGGAGGGGTGGATGAGCGCATCGAGGCAACCCGCGACGCCTGGCGTCACCGTCGCGCTC comes from the Chloroflexota bacterium genome and includes:
- a CDS encoding LLM class flavin-dependent oxidoreductase; amino-acid sequence: MKFAHFSHVWNKPGMTAAQRYEQLWNELALCDEHGFDYAFAVEHHFRPYEALMPTPAVYCAAAAAHTKRLRIGPMGYIVPLYDPLRIVEEAAVLDNVLGGRLDLGLVSGIAPDYFQPYKADFENRRAITNEALAIVKTAFATEGPFSFKGQFHQYENLRLSVKPIQKPHPPIWIESRDPKTLEFLAQEGIHTGYVFFMPRDEAAPRYRDYVDLWRKAGHPDRPKVSYWALVYVDETDELAVEHAKPHFEHAFTKVFGVREVDGVLRPQLAENAERRGEHASAEIARHVTDVEYLIDRNLAFVGSPETVSRSIQQAAREGMINTLLCEMNFGAMTDEEIRRSITLFGTRVIPTLRSFEPF
- a CDS encoding xanthine dehydrogenase family protein molybdopterin-binding subunit; protein product: MAAEPSAVDPAAIGERPRVDIQEKVTGAARYVEDLPNLPGTVYAAAIRSPYSYARIVSVDSSRAAKLPGVVAILDPNSLGEYDVHLVPETSDNRFITTDCARFDGDIIGMVAAEDLRTARAAASMVDIEWEILEPLFSQQVAIAPDAPNLHADAEGNRAHVETLEWGDVEQALRDSDYVFEGTFTSPTIYHHPIEPSMSVLVNYTAQGIEAWSSSNNPFDVVREMHELFGVSPEQVRIHVPYVGGNFGAKHSSREMLAAAALSMRIGRPVKFLATEEESFRVTARHAMDYTARVGVKRDGTLLGLDVELAVDAGAYLTGTRIATSNAVNSAFGGYRLPNFRVRACAAYTNKVPAAMFRNTGKNQTSFGIDCAMDSVARHLGIAPIELRAKNLLTRGETIPAATWIRDGKEAATRIPKMDTDYVELMEQAVRAIGWDGRTAGPIPVGTDGRRVRGRGMAVSVRRGASIGSATAGATLERDGSVTISHNAPDVGEGAHTMISIVAARSLGISQDDVHVGEPDTGNQLMFSGTSSQRTTVQMGNAVRNACEALKRELCEAAARSYGGAADEWRVEDGALRRDGQTVQLREIAERLPAGGAITSRGEYVHGTPVLSVTFGDHDHWSPGVAAVELEVDKETGEVKVIQYAAVADAGKILHYHSARGQIEGGAVMGFGATLFEEVCYQEGQLLNADAFQYRLPHMADIPEQFRTIIVEHGDGPGPFGSKGIAQTSIPCVAPAVANAIFDATGVRLTALPFTPEKILAGLGALADIE
- the thrS gene encoding threonine--tRNA ligase, whose translation is MGSDSGVQAVGSSPDLDTMRHSAAHLMAAAVERLFPGTRLGIGPNIEHGFYYDVDVPQRLTPEDLPRIEDEMRAIAAERLPFVREDVPIDEAIERFRAMGQDYKVELLTDLKERGTTRIASREDADVDPSNVDSASLYHTGAFVDLCRGPHVRHTGEIGPFKLLSLAGAYWRGDSARPQLQRIYGTAWPTQAALDQYLWRLEEAEKRDHRRLGRELELFMFHPWAPGEAFWLPKGATVYTLLSNYMRHLLVDTADYVEVRTPLVYNRALWETSGHWEKFRDVMFPVHTDNEEMGLKPMNCPGHMLIYASELRSYRDLPLRIHDQGVLHRNEASGVLSGLTRVRQFCQDDAHLFIRPDQLGDEVSGLLRLVGQVYGAFGLTYDVELSTRNPESYLGEVATWDAAEAELREALEANDVAYRVQPGEAAFYGPKIDFHVTDAIGRRWQCATIQLDYQLPQRFDLTYVGEDAQRHRPIVLHRAIFGSFERFIAMLIEHYAGAFPFWLAPVQAVVLPIADRHAEFAASVVKRLRDSGFRVTLDARRENLNHKIRQAQLQKIPYMLVVGDREVAADSVAVRLRSGENLGTLTVSQARARFVEEGSQYGLSSVY
- the infC gene encoding translation initiation factor IF-3 codes for the protein MNEQIRVREVRLIDEEGGQLGVVPTLEALRIARERGVDLVEVAPTAVPPVCRLLDYGRFKYEQEKKDREARKHQKTVLMKEVRLRPKTSVHDVDFKTKQIERFVEEGDKVKVTLRFRGREMVHPNVGRQLLEEVASRVKSVATVERMPLMEGNTMTMILTKAKPAGAPQAPTQPGAPVPAATAAPRPAAARPVAPAEAPAPRRPADGQP
- a CDS encoding HD domain-containing protein produces the protein MDSVAALAAAFAQRGRSLYLVGGCVRDALLGFSTHDLDLTTEAEPAEIKSLVSAAGADAIYTIGERFGTIGAIFGEDQVEITTFRSESYTPGNRKPEVQYGTSLEADLSRRDFTVNAMARPAAGGGIIDPFGGQEDLAAKLIRAVGDPDERFAEDPLRLLRAVRFAAQFGFAIEPATRAAIARNANALRTISAERVAQELNRILLVDRPSRPIRELCVLGLMQHIIPELLALRDVRAPGLRHKDNFEHTLMVLDRTPSVLAVRWGALLHDIAKPRVMSVEDQEVHFYGHEAVGERIARRILQRLKYDRATIERVGLLVRLSGRINSYEGEWTDGAVRRLVREADDALDDLLALSRSDVTSRREERVRAAEDRVEQLRERALRLREEEDVARIRPPLDGLELMEMFGRGPGPWIRPIKDRLLAMVLDGELAPDDKERAAEIARALMQEAGSPSATGSG
- a CDS encoding metal-sensitive transcriptional regulator yields the protein MKTQDERVRDRLRRAEGQLRGIIRMIEEGRSCEDVVTQLTAVRHAIGRATEELITAHIDECVNTLPPDEMRERVGRAVRLLARRD
- a CDS encoding rhodanese-like domain-containing protein, with amino-acid sequence MAGGRPSSLDSPTLAQWLRRERQVALIDVRTAAEFQSIHIPGSVNLPLDTLEGHLDELARGLRQPVVLICRSGNRAHHAERLLAAAGIGDAQVLEGGILAWESAGGAVQRGRQRWDLERQVRFVAGAIVLASVLGSLAYEPAKWIAGAIGAGLTTAALTNSCLMGMLLSKLPYNQGARCDPAAAVSQLSAGAQPAQVG
- a CDS encoding MBL fold metallo-hydrolase gives rise to the protein MDIAAFRTPGLGDTTYLLTHEGVGILVDPQRDVDRFIDFADGAGIRIGHVLETHLHNDYVSGGREAARRSRAQLVLPAAAGAAFEHVPAFHLEDLEAEAQLTIRPIHTPGHTPEHVSYLVLLDRRPVALFSGGSLLAGSAGRTDLLGPARAGQLGVLQFGSLQRLAALPDEVPLYPTHGAGSFCSASLASRGTSTIGHEKAFNPALAHRDAAEFVRAQLAGLQPYPTYYAAMGPINVLGPQPMPAQTVPSLSERDVRTLANRVWVVDARPRERFAAGHIPGSIGIELDEQFGVWAGWILPFGSPIVLVLDPGQDLAEAMVQLARIGFDDVRGVVQDLDPLNRTPESLAAFKTVDVSEAADALRRGLVRQILDVRSPGEWDAGHLGVGFHTYVPDLVDRVPDGLSPDEPVWVACASGYRATIAAGLLERAGFRPIVVSRGGIPDLMRLASGGQAA